aatccagaaaaagaaaattaccagATGAGTCCAATTCAATAGAAGCAATGTACATGAAACAAGCAACATAGGAAAAGGCTTGTACAAGCACAAACATGCATGTATCAAACAAAACcgattaatcttaaaaattctAAACCTAAAAGGTAGGGTAAGGAGGATTGTGGACAGTCTACAGAGCACATGTAAAACACCAGCTGCTCATGAGGCCATAAAAAACAAGTCATAATCAAATCCAATCTGAAGAATCTTGTGGATCTTGTCAAATACAATCCAAGCAATGGTCATGGTTATGAAGCATTGATCATCCAACACTATCTCTCACTGTCCCGCCAGAACTGCTTTGTCCATTGCTTTCTAACCCTTTCTTCACTTCCACAAGATCAGAATCTTGTGGTCTTTATCAAACTCAACCGGCCTATCTCGTGGAGCGGCCTCTCAGAAGTTCCGGTGAAGGATTTGTCGGGCTTCAACCGATTAGTTTTCGAGGTACTTTTTTCACTGCTCAGCATCAACATCGTAATTTCGTAGGCCAGTATAGAGTTGGAAACTGGTTTCGTGATGTAAATAGGCTATTTTCATATAGATTAAACAAAAGAAGGTCCTGCCAATATCGAACAGCATCATGTTGATTGGATTCAAGCCTAGCTTGCAAATTGAATGCAATACCTCTGATTTGCTAAAGTAattctctttccttctctttatcTAACCCCACCAtctctttcattttctcttcacCATCGACAACAACTACACGTGTTTGTTTAATATCTTGCTGATTTACAGACTTTCTTTGCATACTTAATTAGGTTCCCATTCGtattcaaatcaaattcaaaccccaccatttttttatttttgatgttttagacGACAAAATGTCTATGACTGAAATCATTCAACAAGAACCGTTTAAGAAAGAATGTCGATTTCTGTCTTCTTAAAAGGTTTTATTAGAATAAGAAAGGAATGATCTTGATAGATACAGAAAGGAGTTGTCTAGATGTTATTTCGTTTCAATACGAGAAGAGATGCTGAGCAGGAGAAGTGACATCAGGTCACTGAAATTATTCAACATCCAAGTCAACAATTTGACTCAAGTAAGTTCCAGGACTTGCAATTGACATACTGTTCATGTCATTCCTTGATATTTATCTTTTGCCCTTCATGCGGAAGAATGATCTTCTCGTTGTATTTGAGCTCTGTGTCTTGGCATACTACTACAAGTGTCGAAGTTGCCGAATGCTTGAAAACCGGACTTTTAAAATGGTTTCAAACATACTGTAATTAAACTATAAaggattgaattttatttcacatgGTTTCAAACACACTGTAATTAaactgataaaaacaaaaaactatattgGCCGAGTCCAACTAAAATAAATCGCTTGATTCATCTTTCTTTTGTATGATCctaaattaaactaatacaaTATAATTTCCTAAAAAACAATAGTGTGAAAAAACGAGTTGGAACATAAATGTCAATATAATTTAGCGGACGGAGTTTTTTGTACCCGAACTGGAACATATTTGTCGCAGCTTGTGGAGAAGGAGGCGGAGTTTCCTATCCGTGAATCACAAGGTCTCGTTACTTTTGTTGCTATCAATTTAAAGTGTGTTTTCATTCCTATAGTTTTACTAATATTTCACTTCGagtcctattttttaaaatttttcaatatcAGCCTCGATTTTCCAATCTAAAAGTCTATGAAAGTCTATAATTACTATAAACCCATTCCTACCTGCGATTACTCTATAAAAGTCCATGAAAATctataaagaaattataaaattaataataaagggACCCCTCTATAAATTCTCATTAGGGGCAAAATAGAAAGAGACCatattcaaatattttgaagattttatgaggtttaaatagaaaagtaaaaaataaaactgtcCTCCATTAGAACATAGTTTACAATATATGGACCCAAATGTAGTTGACCCTCACCACACGATCACCTAGTTATTAGATCCCACCTGTTCCTTACCAGTAACTGCTAGCTAttagttttttatgataaatctaATAAGATGAAATAAACTCTTAGTAAGAGAGAAGAGACGTAACAAAGCTCATAGCTTTTATACCTTTTCATTTAATCCACACCACCCATAACTCTCTTGCTCTCAGTCTCCATTTCCAGGTACTTCATTGCTTAGCCttaactctctcttttttatgttattttatttttattagccaGTACTTAATTTGCAAGTAGCTTTGCactgtttttgtttctaatcttgcagatttttttttgcatttgtaAACGTTAAGTGTTTTTGGAAGATGGGTTTTCAGTTTGAATATTAATGGATTAGATTTTGGTTGTTTTGTGGGTTTTAAGTGGGTTTTTCATGTTCAAGGGATTAGGTGCTGACTTTGTTTGTGGGTTTCATTTTTCTGGTTAGGGTTTTCAAAGGGCTGTCACTTGCTGAAATTAGTTTGGCTTTGGTTAGTGGTgcatttaattgaataaatcagTAGCGAAGTAAAGAAATCTGTGTTGTGACAGCTTGTTTTTATGAAATGATCGGCTTGGGATTTAAACCAAGAACAAACCATCAAGCGTTAGCTTGGTTAATTTGAAATCAGTTGAATTGCTGGTGTCgagtatttttaatgttttaaagatgGAAATTGAAGAGAGCTTGCTTGGCTGCTTGTCACGGAGCATTGGTTTTCAGATTGTCTTTGACATCTGAAGTAGTTTAGTGACTAGGCTAACTTGAAAATGGTGCCCATTGATAAAGTTTTCCACTTTTTTGTGTCTGGTTGAAGAAGCTATAAAAATGGATGTTGAAGCAGAGGAATAGGCTCAGTTTAGCACGTCTCTTAACTTTTCTGGTCGTGGCATGGAAAATGGTTGACTAAACAAAGAAttgtgaattttgtttcttgtttcctatagtttttcttcttcttctaacaTTAATAGTAGATTAAAACAGAGTAAAGTAGCTCTTATGGGTTGGGTTCCGTAACCAAAATGATTTTCTTGGGGTTTTGaagatttgattgattgagagtTCAAATTAAAGTAGGTCAAAACTTcactataattatatttaattgtgaattgaaaaaaaagagaagaacaagCAGCAAGAGCATCGGTAGATTAATTTCTTATTGTTATCTAATTGGTAAAATATTGGATTGTGGCTGGTTTCTGACACCCTATATGTATAGGGAGGAGATTAGAGCCGTGAATTGGAGTGGATCATGATCAAGCGGTCACCACGTAGAAACCCCAGATCCAAAGGCAGCAAGTTAAAACATGGTCTTCAGATTTGTTTGTTGCTTGGTGTCTGCTTCTGGTTGATCTACCAAGTCAAGCATTCCCATGACAAGAAGAAGGAGCTTGATGAGAAAGATGCAAATCTCTCTCTCAGTGCACATCCTCATGATGAGCTTCCAAAACTTGGGAGGAAGGACCTCCATCCTGATTTGCAAGACAAGACCAGGAGTGAGAAACccgaggaagaagaggaagaagacacTGGAGTAGACGAGGAAGTAAATAAGAAGGAAGAAAAGGGGcatgaaaaagagaaagaagaagaaaccaagcatgaagaagaagaggggggGACTAAGGATGAAGAGGTGGAAAGAGAAGAACATATTCatgaagaggaagagagagaaggagaaggaacTTATCATTTagacaaagaaagagaagaagaaatcagGCATGAAGAAGAGGAGCAAACTGAAGAAGCAGAGAGTGAAGAAACCGAAGACAAGGGCAGACAAGGTAGAGATGATGAAGTAGATGAACATGATCAAGAGAAAATAGAAGGAGAAGCTGACCGTGATGAGGAATTTATGgatgaagagaaagagagagaggatgaaGGCGAGGAAACAGAAAGTCAAGGTAATGAAGGTGAAGATAATGAAGGCGAGGAAAAGGAAAGTCAAGGTAATGAAGATGAGGACAGGGAAGTTCAAGCAGATAATGAAACTCAATCAGAAGATCAGGATCATGATGGAGGAGGTAAGAACTCCCATGAGGCCCGAGAGGAACATTACAAGGCAGACGATGCTTCCAGTGCAGTGACTCACGACACCCAAATTATAAGCACTGAACCAGAGAAAGAAGGTTTGGAGAAATCAAATGAGAACTTGGCAGCAGATGATTTGCAACAAGATAAGTATTCCATTAGTGGTAACCCCCTGGATGttaatgaggataaaattaacTCAACATCTCAGCTGGAACAAGCTGAAAATGGCCATCCTTTGAATGCAACAACTGATGAAAAGCAAAATGACGAGATCACTCTGACCAAATCTGAGGATGAGTCACCTAACAACACAAGGGTTACAGTGCTGTCCATTGATCAATTAGTACCAAGCAATAAGTCAATGGAAGTGAGTTCAGAAGCAGGCAATAACCAGGCTGGTGCAAACCTTGAAGTTTCTGGTTCATCCCAGCAGAATGGAATGTGGAATGCCTCAGACTCAAATCAAATTCGAAATGCAACTATTGATGGTCGAGTTACTGGAGATGTATCCAACATTCAAACCACTCAGTTGGAACAGGTTAATAATGACATGGTTTACAATAGCATTGACTCCTCAAACGCTTCTAGTAATTCGGATTCTGGTGTATCAGATAAGATCATTAAGCCTGAATTAACAGTTGCTGAAGATGTGAATTCTGGGTTGTCTTCCAGAACAAATGAGTCTACAGAAGGTACTCATGATGAGAGCTCAGACACCAAAAATGAATCAGGTGGAACAGATGAAAACACCAATTCTTCTAATATGAACGAGGCTGAAGATGCAATCCTGCATGACCCTATTGATTCTTCAATTGGCCAAGATGAGAGAGAGGCTCGCATAGATCTAGGTACACTGCCAGAGACTGGTGCAGGAGGGGTTAACAGTGGAAATGCTGCAGAAGAATGAGATTCTTATCAAATGCTCCTGTGCATGTGAGTGATGTAAAGTTTTAGTTACCTTTTCACTCTGTTTCGATACACGCATGTAGTGTTCTAGTATGTTTCCATTTGGCCATGAAACATTTATCAGTGTTTAGAGAGTACAGCTTTAGATTTTCAAGCAACAGTAAAATATAGGCGGGTTGTAATTGCGGATGGgtttaattgtataatttatatcaGCTTACGATGTGATgcccttttttttatccttttaggtcttccttaagcttttctcttcAGATCTTTACCTAATGTATGAATGGTTTGGTGATTTGAGTTGGGACCAAAATCAGACTGTTCTAGTGAAAGTATGTTTTATTCTGAAGGACTCTCTACCTGAATTATCTGTTCCTTTCCTTTAAGCTGACAGGcaactatttttgtttatggAAACAGCAAGATGGAGAGGTTGAGAGCGATTGAAGGATCTTCTTTAAATTGTAAAATGGCCAGGTCTTATACTTTAAAGTTCACAGTGAAAGGGATTAAACAGATATGCAACTTTTAGAAGGGAACTCATTTAAATCTTTCTATTAAATCATCCACCGGTCATTTCTCCTTTTTAAGCAGGAAGCTTGGTATATTTTCAGGGCATTGACAAGCTCCTGTACCGTGCAATGCAATTCTTTACTTTCCCAGCAGTAGACTTGGCTTTCTAAGGAACCAAGTTGACTTTTCCGATGGGTTTCTATTTCTGATGGTAAACCACCAAAGGGACAGCATTGACGGGTTGTTGGCGTCTCTAGAGTCCAGCCAACTTCAACTAGCTTTCTGACAGTCTCACGGGAAACAAAATTCGGTATCTAGACGCCATGCACGTCATCTCATTTTCTGAACGATCAAACTTTGGGATGATTGAAGGAGTTTATATATCCGGTACGTGTGTTTCAAGATGATATAATTTAGAAACTAGACttgggattttttattttcttcttctttttacttgTAAAGGGTGTTCTTAAACTAGCAaagaataattatgaaaatctCGTTTCTTTCTCCGTTCTAAATTATTCTTGACAGCCAGTCAGGTTGGGTCACGAATATTCTAGATTTCTTGTAATTGACACcgcaggaaaaaagaaaaacagctgGAATTCGAATCATTGCCGCCTGAGACTGGTTGGTGCAAGCGGGATGCTTTGTTATGCCCACCAACATTGGATTCTCATGCCAAGGTCTCTCATTATACAACCATAAACTATCTACTAAACGATAAAAAGGCACATagcacaagaaaataaaattaaaagaatagcgCCACGCTTTGTCATTCCTCTctgtacaaaaaaataataatgcatcGCATACAGCTAATAAACTGCTGTTAGTTATCTAATCAGCAAAAAGAATCCAATACCTAACCAACTCATCTAATGCTCCTCAAACGACAGATCAATCCTCATCCACACAAACATCAAACGACAAAACTCTGACCCTGTCTCAACTCTTTCCTTAGCTTATGAGTAAAGGATTTACAAGCATCCACACTTAGATCCACAGCTGCTGCTAATGCCACAAAGGCTGCCGCATCCTCTGTACAGTTCACGTGTTGCACCCCAATCTCCACCTCTGTCTTGTTGCACCGACCATTACCATTGTTGACACTTGATTGCATTACGAAACCTTTGTACACAAACGGGGACAACAACCCTAGACCAAACTCGGATCCGGACCACGATCCAGACCCCGGTCCGGAACCAAAATCGCAACTAGAATGTGGACTGCTCGCCGGGGTGCTAACACTATTTGTCATGTCAATTGTGAATTTCCCTCCATTTTTAGCGTTGATAACTGAATTGACTAGTGTTGTGGTGGTAGGGGAGGCTGAAACAGAATCATGTAGCAATTCAAATCGGTATCCTAAAGCGTTGGCATTACGTTCGCGCCAAGCCTCCAGACGGCCCCATGGCTTCCAGGTACCGTGTGATGGGAGAAGAATTAGCCATGCCCCGGGATTGGACCGACTAACATGATCCGAACCTGGGGATGGTACAAATGGTGTCACCATTGATGCCATTGCAACAGGCGATCCAGATAGGTCATGGATTGTGATTGACCATCCCTTTCGTTCTTTTGCTGGTGGGTCTTTATCAGCTCCAAGGGAGGGTAGCCAATTTCTTGATGGAGTTGGTTCTGTCATCGATGGCCTGCATAATAACAATGTAGCAAGATCAGTAACGACTTCTAAACAAGGAGAATGATAATTAACAAGATAAACAAACTCAATGTCCAGATTctagaaatttaaaatctttttggtGGGTGGGTCAAAGGGATAGAAATTTCTCTTGAGATAAACAATTACAGTTTGTTATCCGCATCAAAACAAACAGAACGAAACAGCTTTCGCTAACATAGTTAATGTCAACACAAAGTTTTTGGGATTCGAAAAGATATAgaagatttttggttttctacGACCATATTTGCATACTTGACCACACACTAAATCCTTTCACTCGGTTTATGCCAAGTCTTCTACTTTAGGGGGGCAAAAGCAACACGAGTGATTCAATAATTAAGTTCCCTCCCtgcaacaaaaggaaaaaagaaatacaccccctccctttttttctttaattactttCTCATCAACCAAACACCGGAACAAATCGATAACAAAAGGAGAGAAAACAGTGATAAATTAGAAAACTCACATAGAAACCAAATTACGATCCCCTGGATTCCTCAAACTGAACTTGCAAGTGAAAACAGCCTGCCTAACACTCCCTTGCACTTGAAAAACCTGAGGACTACACTCAGGATCCCCACCAAACTGAAACACGTATCTTGAATCAGGCTCAACTCTAACACACAGATAAAACTGCGTAGATTCtcctttcttgttttctccAATATCAATCCATCCATTATGCATAACACAAGGCCTAGACTCTGTCTTTCTCAGGTCTAATGGCACCGTCACCTTCCCCAGCAATTTCCCATCTTTCAATCCACAAGTAGCCCCGTTGTCTCTGCTGTATACCTCAATCTCCAAACTCTTGGGTTTCTTGCGagacaaaaaattatcaatttgtgTCTTGTCAAGACTATAACATGCAGCTAAGGAATTCGATAAAGAATTGCTTTCTGGGTTATGATTTCCCTGTTGGTTTTGATTGTTCACTAAAGGAATTGTAGCTTTTTGAGTAGGGAAATTCTTGAGCTTGATCTTGCAAAAGCATTGTAGGCTTAACAAAGAGGGTTTAGAAGAGACGGGAAACTTGAGTGCTAAGCTACCAACAAGTATCCGTACAAAAGAACACGGATCCATTActcttttgaaagattaaagGTCCCCGAAAACTTCAAGTGAAGTGGTTTTGGAGTTGGTGGTTTTACTTGCTGCCtgaaagagaaagggagaggTGAAGGGTATTTGGGAGGGAGATATATAAGCGTCGCCGactagagagagagatgtgAAGGAAACAGGCTGTGTTTCTTAGGATAAAAGGAATGGCATGATGAGGTCAAGCTCAGTACACAGCTGTGAGCTCTTTGGTTTCTTGGCCAAGGCCTAGCAGGTGTGGTTTGTCGAGGGGAGAAacagatagaaaagaaaagtattatGGAAATGATATTCCATGGCTTAAATTGTTTTGTTGACTATTTGGTCTAATTAGATTGTATATACAAATCattattccttttttatatttcaatttagaaaataaaatctcaaatgtCAATACAatccttttttaaaacataataacataaaagaaaaggagaaaaatagcAATTTAATCTCTCTACTCTTTGAATTGTTGtaataatgtaattattttgTCCTCGTTATTTTCCTACTAGAGTTAGAAATAAGCGTTGGGCATATGCGGGGCGGGGCGGGGTGAGCTGGCTCACACTACGCACGTACGCTTAATTACTAGATGCCAGCAGAGCGCATCTCTGTCAAATGTCAATACAATTCCTTTTCCTCGTCGTCTTTCCTCTTCCTCTTTTACACGAACAGATTTCTGGATTTCAACacattaataattatgaaaaatatagcaGTAAGGGTTTGTCGTTAACTCt
This region of Populus trichocarpa isolate Nisqually-1 chromosome 9, P.trichocarpa_v4.1, whole genome shotgun sequence genomic DNA includes:
- the LOC18102079 gene encoding spore wall protein 2; protein product: MIKRSPRRNPRSKGSKLKHGLQICLLLGVCFWLIYQVKHSHDKKKELDEKDANLSLSAHPHDELPKLGRKDLHPDLQDKTRSEKPEEEEEEDTGVDEEVNKKEEKGHEKEKEEETKHEEEEGGTKDEEVEREEHIHEEEEREGEGTYHLDKEREEEIRHEEEEQTEEAESEETEDKGRQGRDDEVDEHDQEKIEGEADRDEEFMDEEKEREDEGEETESQGNEGEDNEGEEKESQGNEDEDREVQADNETQSEDQDHDGGGKNSHEAREEHYKADDASSAVTHDTQIISTEPEKEGLEKSNENLAADDLQQDKYSISGNPLDVNEDKINSTSQLEQAENGHPLNATTDEKQNDEITLTKSEDESPNNTRVTVLSIDQLVPSNKSMEVSSEAGNNQAGANLEVSGSSQQNGMWNASDSNQIRNATIDGRVTGDVSNIQTTQLEQVNNDMVYNSIDSSNASSNSDSGVSDKIIKPELTVAEDVNSGLSSRTNESTEGTHDESSDTKNESGGTDENTNSSNMNEAEDAILHDPIDSSIGQDEREARIDLGTLPETGAGGVNSGNAAEE
- the LOC7478760 gene encoding uncharacterized protein LOC7478760: MDPCSFVRILVGSLALKFPVSSKPSLLSLQCFCKIKLKNFPTQKATIPLVNNQNQQGNHNPESNSLSNSLAACYSLDKTQIDNFLSRKKPKSLEIEVYSRDNGATCGLKDGKLLGKVTVPLDLRKTESRPCVMHNGWIDIGENKKGESTQFYLCVRVEPDSRYVFQFGGDPECSPQVFQVQGSVRQAVFTCKFSLRNPGDRNLVSMPSMTEPTPSRNWLPSLGADKDPPAKERKGWSITIHDLSGSPVAMASMVTPFVPSPGSDHVSRSNPGAWLILLPSHGTWKPWGRLEAWRERNANALGYRFELLHDSVSASPTTTTLVNSVINAKNGGKFTIDMTNSVSTPASSPHSSCDFGSGPGSGSWSGSEFGLGLLSPFVYKGFVMQSSVNNGNGRCNKTEVEIGVQHVNCTEDAAAFVALAAAVDLSVDACKSFTHKLRKELRQGQSFVV